A single genomic interval of Halorubrum aethiopicum harbors:
- a CDS encoding DUF7503 family protein, whose product MPESVAAYLAEHPKMTGVLFTAMLLLTQAAPVAANAAQANPGP is encoded by the coding sequence ATGCCCGAAAGTGTTGCGGCATACCTGGCAGAGCACCCGAAGATGACCGGCGTCCTGTTCACCGCCATGCTGCTGTTGACGCAGGCGGCCCCCGTGGCGGCGAACGCCGCACAGGCGAATCCCGGCCCGTAG
- a CDS encoding dolichol kinase, whose product MTLPAATWRERVEFERRLVHASGTLYPVPYLLGWISWAETAALLVASVVVVAILEFLRIVVGLDHAVYRALTREYETDAVAGYALYQVSTAAVALVATTPVATPTLAVPTMWMLSVGDPISGALGENGPREAKRPLVWAVMFAVSLAVTLPFTVPAFGPTVGVAVAVAGAVPATIADGIPPIVYGVVLDDNLTIPPAALAGMAVAAAALA is encoded by the coding sequence GTGACGCTTCCGGCGGCGACGTGGCGCGAGCGCGTGGAGTTCGAGCGGCGACTGGTCCACGCGAGCGGCACCCTCTATCCCGTCCCGTACCTGCTCGGGTGGATCTCGTGGGCGGAGACCGCCGCGCTGCTCGTCGCCAGCGTCGTCGTCGTCGCCATCCTGGAGTTCCTCCGGATCGTCGTCGGGCTCGACCACGCGGTGTACCGCGCGCTGACCCGCGAGTACGAGACGGACGCGGTCGCCGGCTACGCGCTGTATCAGGTCAGCACCGCGGCGGTCGCGCTCGTCGCGACCACGCCGGTCGCGACGCCGACGCTCGCGGTCCCGACGATGTGGATGCTCTCCGTCGGCGACCCCATAAGCGGCGCGCTCGGCGAGAACGGCCCGCGGGAGGCGAAACGCCCCCTCGTGTGGGCCGTGATGTTCGCCGTCTCCCTCGCGGTGACGCTCCCGTTCACGGTGCCCGCGTTCGGCCCGACGGTCGGCGTCGCGGTCGCGGTCGCCGGCGCGGTGCCCGCCACGATCGCCGACGGCATCCCGCCGATCGTCTACGGGGTCGTCCTCGACGACAATCTCACGATCCCGCCGGCCGCGCTCGCCGGGATGGCGGTCGCCGCGGCGGCGCTGGCGTGA
- a CDS encoding inorganic diphosphatase, whose protein sequence is MVNLWEDLETGPDAPDEIYAVVECLKGERNKYEYDKDVPGVVLDRVLHSNVHYPYDYGFIPQSYYDDEDPFDVMVLVEDQTFPGCVIEARPVALMRMDDDGEQDDKVIAVPTEDPRFDHIEDLEDIPQQIRDEIDEFFSTYKNLEEGKEVETLGWEDAAAAKEAVEHAQDLYDEEFGA, encoded by the coding sequence ATGGTAAACCTCTGGGAGGACCTCGAGACGGGACCGGACGCCCCCGACGAGATCTACGCGGTCGTGGAGTGTCTGAAAGGCGAGCGCAACAAGTACGAGTACGACAAGGACGTTCCGGGCGTCGTCCTCGACCGGGTGCTCCACTCGAACGTCCACTACCCGTACGACTACGGCTTCATCCCGCAGTCGTACTACGACGACGAGGACCCCTTCGACGTGATGGTGCTCGTCGAGGACCAGACGTTCCCCGGCTGCGTGATCGAGGCCCGCCCCGTCGCCCTGATGCGGATGGACGACGACGGCGAACAGGACGACAAGGTGATCGCGGTGCCGACGGAGGACCCGCGATTCGACCACATCGAGGACCTCGAGGACATCCCCCAGCAGATCCGCGACGAGATAGACGAGTTCTTCTCGACGTACAAGAACCTGGAGGAAGGAAAGGAGGTCGAGACGCTGGGCTGGGAGGACGCCGCGGCGGCGAAGGAGGCCGTCGAGCACGCCCAGGACCTCTACGACGAGGAGTTCGGGGCCTGA
- a CDS encoding threonine synthase — MTGADRADDTPRPLACPDCGAAFPDRWRCTCGSPLEFTEPPVPDGSPTPDNGSPTPERGPPDPGAFDARPGLWAFEDFLAVGDDPADRVTLGEGSTPLVDADGTASGAGDAPADPWNAEFKLEYVFPTGSFKDRGATTTLTRARELGVDRVVEDSSGNAGAAIATYAARAGIDAEVYVPADVKAAKLRAIRRAGATPVRVEGSRADVTDACVAAVEGGGDPDDPDSPDGSGTGPAWYASHAWSPAFFEGTATVAYEIARQRDWDAPDAVVTPLGHGTLFLGAYRGFRRLREAGWIDEVPRLYGAQAAGTAPIVRELHGPEAADPDGKRNEAADGIRIAEPVRREEILEAIRETGGDAVAVTGAAGDRELDRLHAAGFYTEPTCAVAPAALRDLRSSGAIDDDEEVVVPLTGSGLKG; from the coding sequence ATGACGGGAGCCGACCGGGCCGATGACACGCCCCGACCCCTGGCGTGTCCCGACTGCGGGGCGGCGTTTCCGGACCGGTGGCGCTGTACCTGCGGCAGCCCTCTCGAGTTCACGGAGCCGCCGGTCCCGGACGGGTCGCCGACCCCGGACAACGGGTCGCCGACTCCGGAGCGCGGACCGCCGGACCCGGGCGCGTTCGACGCGCGGCCCGGGCTGTGGGCCTTCGAGGACTTCCTCGCGGTCGGCGACGACCCGGCCGACCGCGTGACGCTCGGCGAGGGGTCGACGCCGCTCGTCGACGCGGACGGAACCGCGAGCGGCGCGGGCGACGCGCCCGCCGACCCCTGGAACGCCGAGTTCAAACTCGAGTACGTCTTCCCGACGGGGTCGTTCAAGGACCGCGGGGCGACGACGACGCTCACGCGCGCCCGCGAGCTCGGCGTCGACCGCGTCGTCGAGGACTCCTCGGGCAACGCCGGGGCCGCGATCGCGACGTACGCCGCCCGTGCGGGGATCGACGCCGAGGTGTACGTCCCCGCCGACGTGAAGGCGGCGAAGCTCCGGGCGATCCGCCGGGCCGGCGCGACGCCGGTCCGGGTGGAGGGGTCGCGGGCGGACGTGACCGACGCGTGCGTCGCGGCCGTCGAGGGCGGAGGTGACCCCGATGACCCCGACAGTCCCGACGGCTCCGGAACCGGTCCCGCCTGGTACGCGAGCCACGCCTGGAGCCCCGCCTTCTTCGAGGGGACCGCCACCGTCGCCTACGAGATCGCCCGCCAGCGCGACTGGGACGCGCCCGACGCGGTCGTGACCCCGCTCGGCCACGGCACCCTCTTTCTCGGCGCGTACCGCGGGTTCCGCCGGCTTCGGGAGGCCGGGTGGATCGACGAGGTGCCGCGGCTCTACGGCGCGCAGGCGGCGGGGACCGCGCCGATCGTCCGGGAGCTTCACGGCCCCGAGGCGGCCGATCCGGACGGGAAACGCAACGAGGCGGCGGACGGGATCCGGATCGCGGAACCCGTCCGTCGGGAGGAGATCCTCGAGGCGATCCGCGAGACCGGCGGCGACGCGGTCGCGGTCACCGGCGCGGCCGGCGATCGGGAGCTCGACCGGCTCCACGCCGCCGGCTTCTACACCGAGCCGACGTGTGCGGTCGCGCCGGCCGCCCTCCGCGACCTTCGTTCCTCGGGGGCCATCGACGACGACGAGGAGGTCGTCGTCCCGCTGACCGGGAGCGGGCTGAAGGGGTGA
- a CDS encoding PadR family transcriptional regulator gives MSEARSVPEASTTAHDLTAFQQNILTILAEEPMYGLAVKRELEAYYGSEVNHGRLYPNLDDLVEDGFIEKSELDKRTNQYALTDAGHDVVLGQLEWVLDRFVTDEARAAEVRALIEE, from the coding sequence ATGTCAGAGGCACGATCGGTTCCCGAGGCATCGACGACCGCACACGACCTGACCGCGTTCCAACAGAACATCCTCACGATCCTCGCGGAGGAGCCGATGTACGGGCTCGCGGTCAAACGCGAGCTCGAGGCGTACTACGGCTCGGAAGTGAACCACGGCCGGCTCTACCCCAACCTCGACGATCTCGTCGAGGACGGCTTCATCGAGAAGAGCGAACTCGACAAGCGCACGAACCAGTACGCGCTCACCGACGCCGGCCACGACGTCGTTCTCGGTCAGCTCGAGTGGGTGCTCGACCGCTTCGTCACCGACGAGGCCCGCGCGGCCGAGGTACGGGCGCTCATCGAGGAGTAA
- a CDS encoding succinylglutamate desuccinylase/aspartoacylase family protein yields the protein MITLGTARASPGEADTGRLEVGETRDGSPVRLPVAVINGSTEGKTLYVQAVSDGDELNGLGVVNRFVPRVDPAELSGAVLVVGVVNYFAFQVAEHRNPIDDRKMNRGYPGDADGTTSERIAHATFDEAKRADLIVDLHQGSTSRMINETRVRCGIRHHLHGDCLELAKVFGCGHVLDIKGPDGQLARAGPDQGIPTIDPELGGCVGWDEESIRYGVEGIFNVLRHYGFLDGDVEVEEQVRARGFDQYGSPAGGLVRFEAELGDRVSAGETLFEVTDVFGERKGRVTADADGVFWRTRRLPQVAAGEYVCSVGTNVDRY from the coding sequence ATGATCACGCTGGGTACGGCGCGAGCGTCCCCGGGCGAGGCGGACACCGGCCGTCTCGAGGTGGGCGAGACGCGGGACGGGAGCCCGGTCCGGCTACCCGTCGCCGTCATCAACGGGTCGACGGAGGGGAAGACCCTCTACGTACAGGCGGTCAGCGACGGCGACGAGCTCAACGGGTTGGGCGTGGTGAACCGGTTCGTCCCCCGCGTCGACCCGGCGGAGCTGTCGGGCGCGGTTCTCGTCGTCGGGGTCGTCAACTACTTCGCGTTTCAGGTGGCCGAACACCGGAACCCGATCGACGACCGGAAGATGAACCGCGGCTATCCCGGCGACGCGGACGGCACGACGAGCGAGCGGATCGCCCACGCGACCTTCGACGAGGCGAAACGCGCCGACCTGATCGTCGACCTCCACCAGGGCTCGACGAGCCGCATGATAAACGAGACGCGGGTCCGGTGCGGGATCAGACACCACCTCCACGGGGACTGTCTCGAGCTGGCGAAGGTGTTCGGCTGCGGACACGTCCTCGACATCAAGGGCCCGGACGGCCAGCTCGCGCGGGCCGGGCCCGACCAGGGGATCCCGACGATAGACCCCGAACTCGGCGGCTGCGTCGGGTGGGACGAGGAGTCGATCCGGTACGGCGTCGAGGGGATCTTCAACGTGCTCCGTCACTACGGCTTCCTCGACGGGGACGTCGAGGTCGAAGAGCAGGTCAGGGCTCGGGGGTTCGACCAGTACGGCTCGCCCGCCGGCGGGCTCGTCCGGTTCGAGGCCGAGCTCGGCGACCGGGTGTCCGCGGGCGAGACGCTCTTCGAGGTGACCGACGTGTTCGGCGAGCGGAAGGGGCGCGTGACCGCCGACGCCGACGGGGTGTTCTGGCGGACTCGACGGCTCCCGCAGGTCGCCGCCGGCGAGTACGTCTGCTCGGTCGGCACCAACGTCGACCGCTACTGA
- a CDS encoding helix-turn-helix transcriptional regulator, translating into MASDSGHDDAQYLAGSTVRVAILRALDRKPRRPASLTDAVDATRTTVQRILAGFRERRWVVKRDGAYHVTPTGERVHDAYEDLLSEIDRADRYGRFAADLERAGADFPAAGLEAGDLTAATDRDPLAALDRLVELIRTTRGSDVRAVSPIVTSQYNEAARDALDAGAEIELIIDREVLETSIAEFGPATDRALSDERATVYVSPDPIEYGLLRYDDVACVVAYDEHNNPRCVFETTDETVVRWVDERLASLSAGATPLSAVVQESSAARE; encoded by the coding sequence ATGGCGTCCGACAGCGGACACGACGACGCGCAGTACCTCGCCGGGTCGACGGTACGGGTCGCGATCCTCCGGGCGCTCGACCGGAAACCGCGGCGTCCGGCCTCCCTGACCGACGCGGTCGACGCGACCCGGACCACCGTCCAGCGCATTCTGGCGGGGTTCCGCGAGCGGCGGTGGGTCGTCAAACGCGACGGCGCCTACCACGTGACGCCGACGGGCGAGCGCGTCCACGACGCCTACGAGGACTTACTCTCCGAGATCGACCGCGCCGATCGGTACGGGCGGTTCGCCGCCGATCTGGAGCGGGCGGGCGCGGACTTCCCCGCCGCCGGGCTCGAGGCGGGCGATCTCACCGCGGCGACCGACCGCGACCCGCTGGCCGCCCTCGACCGGCTGGTGGAACTGATCCGCACGACCCGCGGCTCGGACGTCAGGGCCGTCTCACCGATCGTCACGAGCCAGTACAACGAGGCGGCCAGGGACGCGCTCGACGCGGGCGCGGAGATCGAGTTGATCATCGACCGCGAGGTGTTGGAGACCTCGATAGCGGAGTTCGGCCCCGCGACCGACAGAGCGCTGTCCGACGAGCGGGCGACGGTGTACGTCTCCCCGGATCCCATCGAGTACGGACTCCTCCGGTACGACGACGTCGCCTGCGTGGTCGCCTACGACGAGCACAACAACCCGCGCTGCGTGTTCGAAACCACGGACGAGACGGTGGTCCGGTGGGTCGACGAGCGACTCGCGTCGCTCTCGGCGGGGGCCACTCCGCTCTCGGCGGTGGTTCAGGAGTCGTCGGCGGCCCGGGAGTGA
- a CDS encoding DUF7556 family protein gives MSRSSTPWDDPDPDRRRTALPTDAEATAPSSTDVMASIDSSSSRPELVIADVSRENAWLSVDEQNATVLEEWC, from the coding sequence ATGTCACGGAGTTCCACTCCCTGGGACGACCCGGACCCCGACCGCCGGCGGACCGCGCTGCCGACGGACGCGGAGGCGACGGCTCCCTCGTCGACCGACGTGATGGCGTCGATCGACTCCTCGTCGTCGCGACCGGAACTCGTGATCGCCGACGTCTCCCGGGAGAACGCGTGGCTCTCCGTCGACGAGCAGAACGCGACCGTCCTCGAGGAGTGGTGCTGA
- a CDS encoding caspase family protein, whose translation MSIDIDPLCDAPGLTVTDHIENTQFELYTDRQVTPRPSAVEDHYFPVDASVTVETGSIEIPRIAVVETRSSDGTLLARGDDLEMPAGEYHLGINPAPTKLYLYFESGFTVATTDRTTRIDLEGSTAVTLGFRSLHQRPAGTITTPTDPEPLMEAVSHLGSALQTTSPERSFPTLRGHPPLVEPGDEFTVPKRIERPETGVRIVVPPTYRALYPVVPLAYYFAAEVVPGSVARIEGDGWEHSLEPDVERRAAEVLRQSFHFDCIARTEGFYPVDLHERETTAVDLDWAALYEAPLAERLGTYLEVPFDRIESELPQWTLTTDVRPDPGNVEALPFVAGELSIVRSPETATPADTGPGGGIGFLRAPEPEPGTLVRGGTGVDGGAAGAADAPGVSDPRGADPRGTDAPSEAGGALGSADFVRPEPVETVEHAWVGDGVPLDANKATLDAYRRRLETESVEQSRISVLVVCNDEQMREEGKVSDLYGLRDMVQFDIEVRHDLTRAEMREVLASDVDFLHYIGHVDDRGMQCTDDYLDLTQESLRVDVSAFLLNACQSYEQGEALIHRGSRGGIVTLSDVANSPATKLGRIVARLMNSGFNLRTALHVSKRELLTGHQYIVVGDGATTICQSRSGIAAVIDIDSNGSAWNFTMSAYPNGPYGLGTMYSPTIEGVSDNYTVPTDARIGGISSEQLNGLLQLETLPVFYDGELHWSDELLPL comes from the coding sequence ATGAGCATCGACATCGACCCGTTGTGTGACGCGCCCGGTCTCACGGTCACGGACCACATCGAGAACACGCAGTTCGAACTCTACACCGACCGGCAGGTCACCCCCCGGCCGTCCGCGGTCGAGGACCACTACTTCCCGGTCGACGCGAGCGTGACCGTCGAGACCGGCTCGATAGAGATCCCCCGGATCGCGGTGGTCGAGACCCGGTCCAGCGACGGAACGCTTCTCGCCCGCGGGGACGACCTCGAGATGCCGGCCGGCGAGTACCACCTCGGGATCAATCCCGCCCCGACGAAGCTGTATCTGTACTTCGAGTCCGGCTTCACGGTCGCGACGACGGACCGAACGACTCGGATCGACCTCGAGGGATCCACGGCCGTGACGCTCGGATTCCGGTCGCTCCACCAGCGACCGGCGGGCACGATCACGACGCCGACGGACCCCGAGCCGCTGATGGAGGCGGTTTCACACCTGGGATCGGCGCTCCAGACGACGAGCCCGGAGCGCTCCTTCCCGACGCTGCGCGGCCACCCGCCCCTCGTCGAGCCGGGCGACGAGTTCACGGTCCCGAAGCGGATCGAACGGCCGGAAACCGGCGTGCGGATCGTCGTCCCCCCCACCTACCGGGCGCTGTATCCCGTCGTCCCGCTCGCGTACTACTTCGCGGCCGAGGTGGTTCCGGGATCCGTCGCCCGCATCGAGGGCGACGGCTGGGAGCACTCGCTCGAGCCCGACGTGGAACGACGGGCCGCGGAGGTGCTCCGGCAGTCGTTCCACTTCGACTGTATCGCCCGAACGGAGGGGTTCTATCCGGTCGATCTCCACGAGCGCGAGACGACGGCGGTCGACCTCGACTGGGCCGCACTCTACGAGGCCCCGCTCGCCGAGCGGCTCGGGACGTATCTCGAGGTGCCGTTCGACCGGATCGAGTCGGAGCTCCCCCAGTGGACGCTCACCACCGACGTGCGGCCGGATCCGGGCAACGTCGAGGCGCTCCCGTTCGTGGCCGGAGAGCTCTCCATCGTCCGGTCGCCGGAGACGGCCACGCCGGCCGACACCGGCCCCGGCGGCGGGATCGGGTTCCTCCGCGCGCCGGAGCCGGAGCCGGGGACGCTCGTCCGCGGCGGGACGGGCGTCGACGGGGGGGCCGCCGGAGCCGCGGACGCCCCCGGCGTCTCCGATCCTCGCGGCGCGGACCCCCGCGGAACCGACGCCCCGAGCGAGGCCGGGGGCGCGCTCGGCTCCGCCGACTTCGTTCGGCCCGAGCCGGTCGAGACGGTCGAGCACGCCTGGGTCGGCGACGGGGTCCCCCTCGACGCCAACAAGGCGACGCTCGACGCCTACCGCCGGCGGCTGGAGACGGAGAGCGTCGAGCAGTCGCGCATCTCGGTGCTCGTCGTCTGTAACGACGAGCAGATGCGCGAGGAGGGGAAGGTCTCGGACCTCTACGGGCTCCGCGACATGGTCCAGTTCGACATCGAGGTGCGCCACGACCTCACCCGCGCGGAGATGCGGGAGGTCCTCGCCTCGGACGTGGACTTCCTCCACTACATCGGCCACGTCGACGACCGGGGCATGCAGTGTACCGACGACTACCTCGATCTCACCCAGGAGAGCCTCCGGGTCGACGTCAGCGCGTTCCTCCTCAACGCCTGTCAGTCCTACGAGCAGGGCGAGGCGCTGATCCACCGCGGGAGCCGCGGCGGGATCGTCACGCTCAGCGACGTCGCGAACTCGCCGGCGACGAAGCTCGGTCGGATCGTCGCCCGGCTGATGAACAGCGGGTTCAACCTCCGGACCGCCCTCCACGTCTCGAAACGCGAGCTTCTCACCGGCCACCAGTACATCGTCGTCGGCGACGGGGCGACCACGATCTGTCAGAGCCGCAGCGGGATCGCGGCTGTCATCGACATCGACTCGAACGGCTCCGCGTGGAACTTCACGATGTCGGCGTACCCCAACGGACCGTACGGGCTGGGTACGATGTACAGCCCGACGATCGAGGGCGTCTCGGACAACTACACGGTACCGACTGACGCGAGAATAGGGGGAATCAGTTCCGAGCAGCTCAACGGCCTACTCCAACTCGAAACGCTCCCCGTGTTCTACGACGGTGAACTCCACTGGAGCGACGAACTGCTGCCGCTCTGA
- the glyS gene encoding glycine--tRNA ligase: MAGADLVELAKRRGFFFGANGAYGGTAGFYTFGPQGAALKRNLEDAWRDRFTLQEGNREIEAPTVMPEAVFEASGHLEGFDDMLVECGECGESHRADHLVEDAADIEDAEALPGEAVEELIRDHGIACPSCGSPLAGRDVEDFNLMFATSIGPGDGHPGYLRPETAQGIFVEFPRLKEYARGNLPFGITQIGPAYRNEISPRGGLLRLREFTQAELEQFIDPEADEPPLDRVADVAVRLYPATEQADDEGEYLDTTVGEAVEAGIIGSPWVGYYLGIAQEWYERVGVDMDRFRFRQHLAGERAHYAADCWDAESEVDGDWIEIAGFAYRGDYDLSKHDEYGDDAFTVFKRYDEPRTVERATVDPDMSVLGPEFGGDAAAVAEALETLAERDPDAFEADAVTVEIDGDGGDGGDGDEDGSGGTREVEVDADVANFSVEEVTENGEHVTPHVVEPSFGVGRTVQTLLAHAYETDEVDGEERTYLALAPEIAPRDAAVFPLVTNDDRLTDLADRVAADLRAAGLAVAYDDSGSIGRRYRRQDEVGTPFCVTVDRDGIEGEGPETVTVRERDSAAQVRVPVAELADELAALRSGGAFADLLDRYEVVETDVETTEN; this comes from the coding sequence ATGGCCGGCGCGGACCTCGTCGAGCTCGCGAAGCGCCGCGGGTTCTTCTTCGGCGCGAACGGCGCGTACGGCGGCACCGCGGGGTTCTACACGTTCGGCCCGCAGGGCGCGGCGCTCAAGCGCAACCTCGAGGACGCCTGGCGCGACCGGTTCACGCTCCAGGAGGGGAACCGCGAGATCGAGGCCCCGACCGTGATGCCCGAGGCGGTCTTCGAGGCGTCCGGCCACCTCGAGGGGTTCGACGACATGCTCGTCGAGTGCGGCGAGTGCGGCGAGTCCCACCGGGCGGACCACCTCGTCGAGGACGCCGCCGACATCGAGGACGCCGAGGCGCTGCCGGGCGAGGCGGTCGAGGAACTGATCCGCGACCACGGGATCGCCTGTCCCTCCTGCGGATCGCCGCTCGCGGGCCGCGACGTCGAGGACTTCAACCTCATGTTCGCGACCTCGATCGGGCCGGGCGACGGCCACCCCGGCTACCTTCGCCCGGAGACCGCCCAGGGGATCTTCGTCGAGTTTCCCCGGCTGAAGGAGTACGCCCGCGGCAATCTCCCGTTCGGCATCACCCAGATCGGCCCCGCCTACCGCAACGAGATCTCCCCGCGGGGCGGCCTCCTCCGGCTCCGGGAGTTCACGCAGGCGGAACTCGAGCAGTTCATCGACCCCGAGGCCGACGAGCCGCCGCTCGACCGGGTCGCGGACGTCGCGGTCCGGCTCTACCCCGCGACCGAACAGGCAGACGACGAGGGCGAGTACCTCGACACCACGGTCGGCGAGGCGGTCGAGGCGGGGATCATCGGGTCGCCGTGGGTCGGCTACTACCTCGGGATCGCCCAGGAGTGGTACGAGCGCGTCGGCGTCGACATGGACCGGTTCCGCTTCCGCCAACACCTCGCCGGCGAGCGAGCCCACTACGCCGCCGACTGCTGGGACGCCGAGAGCGAGGTCGACGGCGACTGGATCGAGATCGCCGGCTTCGCCTACCGCGGCGACTACGACCTCTCGAAACACGACGAGTACGGCGACGACGCCTTCACCGTCTTCAAGCGGTACGACGAGCCGAGGACGGTCGAGCGCGCGACCGTCGACCCCGACATGTCCGTGCTCGGTCCCGAGTTCGGCGGCGACGCCGCGGCGGTCGCGGAGGCGCTGGAGACGCTCGCGGAGCGCGACCCCGACGCCTTCGAGGCGGACGCCGTGACCGTCGAGATCGACGGCGATGGTGGGGACGGCGGCGACGGTGACGAGGACGGCAGCGGCGGGACCCGTGAGGTCGAGGTCGACGCGGACGTGGCGAACTTCTCGGTCGAGGAGGTCACGGAGAACGGCGAGCACGTCACGCCGCACGTCGTCGAGCCCTCCTTCGGCGTCGGCCGGACCGTCCAGACGCTCTTGGCCCACGCCTACGAGACCGACGAGGTCGACGGCGAGGAGCGGACGTACCTCGCTTTGGCCCCCGAGATCGCCCCGCGGGACGCGGCCGTCTTCCCGCTCGTGACGAACGACGACCGACTCACCGACCTCGCGGATCGGGTCGCGGCCGACCTCCGCGCGGCGGGGCTGGCGGTCGCGTACGACGACTCCGGCTCGATCGGGCGGCGGTATCGCCGGCAGGACGAGGTCGGCACCCCGTTCTGCGTGACCGTCGACCGCGACGGGATCGAGGGCGAGGGTCCCGAGACCGTCACGGTCCGCGAACGCGACTCGGCGGCGCAGGTCCGGGTTCCGGTCGCGGAGCTGGCCGACGAGCTGGCGGCGCTCCGCTCCGGCGGGGCGTTCGCGGACCTGCTCGACCGGTACGAGGTCGTGGAGACGGACGTCGAGACGACCGAGAACTGA
- a CDS encoding ketopantoate reductase family protein, which produces MEVLVHGAGALGSLVGGLLARAHDVTLVGRNPHVRRVREDGLRIEGAVEAHVRPRAVTDGRHRSADLALVTTKAYDTDAAARALATGEYDAVCSLQNGLTEERLVAALECTVLAGTASYGARLLEPGRVRCTGVGEVVVGSLAGRRSALAERVASAFVDAGIEATAADDMPRRRYEKLAVNAGINGPSALARIANGEAVEGPAGGVAREAAREVARVARAEGVDLTESAAVEALEAVARDTAANRSSMCEDVAAGRRTEVEAIYGAVLERAARREVPVPTCRTLASVIRAWEAGRGLRSE; this is translated from the coding sequence ATGGAGGTCCTCGTCCACGGCGCGGGCGCGCTGGGGAGCCTCGTCGGCGGGCTGTTGGCGCGCGCCCACGACGTGACGCTCGTGGGGCGGAACCCGCACGTGCGGCGGGTCCGCGAGGACGGGCTGCGGATCGAGGGCGCGGTCGAGGCGCACGTCCGGCCGCGGGCGGTGACCGACGGCCGGCACCGCTCCGCGGACCTCGCGCTCGTGACGACGAAGGCGTACGACACCGACGCGGCGGCGCGGGCGCTCGCGACCGGCGAGTACGACGCGGTCTGCTCGCTCCAGAACGGACTCACGGAGGAGCGGCTCGTCGCGGCGCTCGAGTGTACCGTCCTCGCGGGGACGGCGAGCTACGGCGCGCGCCTCCTCGAGCCCGGTCGGGTACGGTGTACGGGCGTCGGCGAGGTCGTCGTCGGGTCGCTCGCCGGGAGGCGGAGCGCGCTCGCGGAGCGCGTCGCGAGCGCCTTCGTCGACGCCGGGATCGAGGCGACCGCCGCCGACGACATGCCCCGGCGTCGCTACGAGAAGCTCGCGGTCAACGCCGGGATCAACGGCCCCTCCGCGCTCGCGCGGATCGCGAACGGGGAGGCGGTCGAGGGGCCGGCGGGGGGCGTCGCTCGCGAGGCGGCACGCGAGGTCGCCCGCGTCGCCCGCGCCGAGGGGGTCGACCTGACGGAGTCCGCGGCGGTCGAGGCGCTCGAGGCGGTCGCCCGCGACACGGCCGCGAACCGCTCGTCGATGTGCGAGGACGTCGCGGCGGGCCGGCGGACCGAGGTCGAGGCGATCTACGGGGCCGTCCTCGAGCGCGCCGCGCGACGGGAGGTTCCGGTGCCGACGTGCCGGACGCTGGCGTCCGTGATCCGGGCGTGGGAGGCGGGGCGGGGGCTCCGGAGCGAGTGA
- a CDS encoding CBS domain-containing protein: MNVADAMTPRADLVVVEIPGSRNDVLEYLQEYGFSSVPVVKDVDGEEVYRGLVSRDDLIDQPDEDQLALLMREVPATSADATIEAAAETMVAERSRRLPVVDGDELVGILTVTDVVRAIARGEVAGDRAVGELATREVNATHVETPLPVAEREIGLAGVPYAVVLDDDAEMAGILTEVDVLEVARVVEGEASTGDSIAEQDSEWSWEGIKATGARYLPTRNVEIPAGATRHFMTSEVVTVAGTRTAREVAKELISNDVEQVPLVNGTELSGVVRDIDLLEGI, translated from the coding sequence ATGAACGTAGCAGACGCCATGACGCCGCGGGCCGACCTCGTCGTCGTCGAGATCCCCGGGAGCCGGAACGACGTGTTGGAGTACCTCCAGGAGTACGGCTTCTCCTCGGTCCCCGTCGTCAAGGACGTCGACGGCGAGGAGGTGTACCGCGGGCTCGTCTCCCGGGACGACCTCATCGACCAGCCGGACGAGGACCAGCTCGCGCTGTTGATGCGCGAGGTGCCCGCGACGAGCGCGGACGCGACGATCGAGGCGGCCGCCGAGACGATGGTGGCGGAGCGCTCCCGGCGGCTCCCCGTCGTCGACGGCGACGAGCTGGTCGGGATACTGACCGTCACGGACGTGGTGCGGGCGATCGCGCGCGGCGAGGTCGCCGGCGACCGCGCGGTGGGCGAGCTCGCCACCCGCGAGGTCAACGCCACCCACGTGGAGACGCCGCTGCCGGTCGCGGAACGCGAGATCGGCCTCGCCGGCGTCCCGTACGCGGTCGTCCTCGACGACGACGCCGAGATGGCGGGGATCCTGACCGAGGTCGACGTGCTCGAGGTCGCGCGGGTCGTCGAGGGCGAGGCGAGCACGGGCGACTCGATCGCCGAGCAGGACTCCGAGTGGTCCTGGGAGGGGATCAAGGCGACGGGAGCGCGCTACCTCCCGACCCGAAACGTCGAGATCCCGGCGGGCGCGACCCGCCACTTCATGACGAGCGAGGTCGTCACCGTGGCCGGCACGCGGACCGCGCGCGAGGTGGCGAAGGAGCTGATCTCCAACGACGTCGAGCAGGTGCCGCTCGTGAACGGGACGGAGCTGTCCGGCGTCGTCCGGGACATCGACCTCCTGGAGGGTATCTGA